One part of the Glycine soja cultivar W05 chromosome 11, ASM419377v2, whole genome shotgun sequence genome encodes these proteins:
- the LOC114374290 gene encoding choline transporter protein 1-like — protein MRGPLGAVIGRYPSSDGTTHLGGIIRHNRKCRDIAFLVIFVAFWIAMIVNSSFAFNRGNPLRLTYGLDYKGNVCGQKHAVQDLRELELRYWLSPNQVYQSGLKDSQFKLVNARSICLLDCPIPSEDSLTWVCDYPEGDIRVSLNDWIDMNYDYFEFLTPEMRNSSLQLQGPCYPVIFPSVNVYWSCQFTAKASNVSLKHWQQMGGVTINENIVIDKSIHKYINSHSAVLKRYMADIGKAWLVLIVCGGILPLFVSVIWLLMIRHFVAAMPWVTVVLFDVLIISVTMFFYLKVGWIGNDAISPIIGEHDPYIHVFVRELTHLRVVTVLMTFIMLVAILTSIAVVRRILMATSVLKVAAKVIGEVRALIIFPIIPYGILAVFYMLWISAALHLFSSGRVVQNNCNSNCCTYDLLEKRVICDQCCGYSIRYTPHIGVAILFHLFGCYWATQFFIACSSTVIAGSVASYYWAHGEASPEIPFLSVFSSMKRLMRYSLGSVALGSLTVSFVESIRFLLESIRRKLKGSSHMPDSWIDKAAYQSSQCFRRCIEWTIKSVNRNAYIMIAITGKSFFRASAIATELIMNNILRIGHVNVIGDVILFLGKLCVSLSSAVFAFLMLDTHNYSSAHNKISSPLLPVVVCWALGYIVATLFFAVVEMSIDTIILSFCQDSEEHGTAHYAPPLLIETLGDQNDMQRLTQGPQ, from the exons ATGAGGGGCCCTTTGGGTGCAGTCATAGGAAGGTACCCTTCAAGTGATGGAACCACTCATTTGGGTGGCATCATAAGGCACAACAGAAAATGCAGAGACATAGCCTTTCTTGTTATCTTTGTAGCATTTTGGATTGCCATGATTGTCAACTCCAGCTTTGCTTTCAACAGAGGAAACCCATTGAG GCTTACTTATGGGTTGGACTACAAAGGAAATGTGTGTGGGCAAAAGCATGCAGTTCAAGATCTTCGAGAATTGGAGCTCAGATACTGGCTAAGTCCTAATCAGGTTTATCAAAGTGGATTGAAGGATAGCCAATTCAAACTGGTCAATGCCCGCAGTATATGCTTGCTCGACTGCCCCATACCTTCTGAAGATTCACTTACTTGGGTGTGTGATTATCCTGAAGGAGATATTCGCGTTTCATTGAATGATTGGATTGATATGAACTACGATTATTTTGAGTTCCTTACGCCAGAAATGAGAAACTCCTCTCTTCAACTTCAGGGCCCTTGTTATCCTGTCATATTTCCTAGTGTAAATG TTTACTGGAGTTGCCAATTCACTGCTAAAGCATCAAATGTATCTTTAAAGCATTGGCAGCAGATGGGTGGAGTTACCATCAATGAAAACATTGTTATTGACAAGTCCATTCACAAGTATATCAATTCTCATTCAGCTGTCTTAAAG AGATACATGGCTGACATAGGAAAGGCATGGCTTGTGCTGATTGTTTGTGGAGGGATTTTACCTCTGTTTGTGTCTGTGATTTGGCTGCTGATGATTCGGCATTTTGTTGCTGCCATGCCTTGGGTGACAGTGGTTTTGTTTGATGTTCTAATAATATCAGTTACAATGTTTTTCTACCTCAAAG TTGGCTGGATAGGAAATGATGCTATTTCCCCCATCATAGGTGAGCATGATCCTTACATTCATGTATTTGTGAGG GAGCTTACTCATCTACGAGTTGTCACTGTCCTTATGACCTTTATCATGCTTGTTGCCATTCTTACATCAATTGCTGTTGTTCGGCGCATCCTTATGGCAACTTCTGTCCTTAAG GTTGCTGCAAAAGTGATAGGAGAAGTTCGAGCACTTATTATTTTTCCAATCATACCATATGGTATTCTTGCAGTGTTCTACATGTTATGGATTTCTGCTGCTCTTCATTTGTTTAGCTCTGGTCGGGTTGTTCAGAATAACTGCAACTCTAACTGCTGCACATATGACCTCTTGGAAAAAAGGGTGATCTGTGATCAgtgttgtggatatagcattCGTTACACACCGCATATTGGAGTTGCCATCCTTTTTCACTTATTTGGCTGTTATTGGGCTACACAATTTTTCATAGCTTGCTCATCAACAGTGATTGCTGGATCTGTTGCTTCTTACTATTGGGCCCATGGTGAAGCATCT CCTGAAATTCCTTTTCTTTCAGTCTTTTCCTCCATGAAGAGGCTTATGCGTTACAGTCTTGGTTCTGTGGCTCTTGGCTCTCTGACTGTATCATTTGTAGAGTCAATCCGCTTTCTGCTTGAATCTATTCGCCGGAAACTAAAAGGCTCTAGTCACATGCCTGATAGCTGGATTGACAAGGCTGCTTACCAATCTTCTCAATGCTTTCGAAGGTGTATTGAGTGGACCATCAAATCAGTGAACCGAAATGCTTACATCAtg ATTGCTATAACGGGTAAAAGTTTCTTTAGAGCTTCTGCTATTGCAACAGAATTGATCATGAATAACATCCTACGGATTGGGCATGTTAACGTGATTGGAGATGTTATTTTGTTCCTTGGAAAACTATGTGTCAGCCTCTCAAGTGCTGTTTTTGCTTTCCTCATGTTAGACACACACAACTACAGTTCTGCACATAACAAGATCTCATCTCCACTATTACCTGTTGTG GTTTGCTGGGCTCTTGGATATATTGTTGCAACTCTTTTCTTTGCAGTTGTAGAGATGTCAATTGACACCATCATTCTCTCATTCTGCCAAGACTCTGAAGAGCATGGAACAGCACATTATGCTCCACCGCTTCTCATTGAAACTCTGGGAGACCAAAATGATATGCAGAGACTTACACAAGGACCCCAATGA
- the LOC114374245 gene encoding MLO-like protein 11: MEENSQETRSLALTPTWSVATVLTVFVAVSLLVERSIHRLSNWLRKTNRKPLLAALEKMKEELMLLGFISLLLTATSRMIANICIPSKFYNSAFAPCTRSEIDEEMEDNGSEERKLLMASSYPHLVRRMLNGINSSTCKEGYEPFVSYEGLEQLHRFIFVMAVTHISYSCLTMLLAIVKIHSWRVWEDEAHMDRHNSLTEITKELTMRRQSTFVKSHASNPLIKNSSLIWVTCFFRQFGRSVVRADYLTLRKGFIMNHNLSLKYDFHSYMVRSMEEEFQRIVGVSGPLWGFVVAFMLFNIKGSNLYFWIAIIPVSLVLLVGTKLQHVIATLALENAGITGFFTEAKLRPRDELFWFNKPELLLSLIHFILFQNAFELASFFWFWWQFGYYSCFIRNHLLLYIRLILGFAGQFLCSYSTLPLYALVTQMGTNYKAALIPQRIRETIHGWGKAARRKRRHGMFTDDSTIHTDTSTVLSIEEDDQLIDTPEVELQQVKAVTATPSPIANETSSRAVTPLLRPSASISSVQCSSKAEAIPRCSSMPSGR, from the exons atggaagaaaattcaCAAGAAACACGGTCTCTGGCTTTGACTCCTACATGGTCTGTTGCCACTGTGTTGACTGTCTTTGTTGCTGTCTCTCTGCTTGTGGAGCGTTCCATTCACCGTTTAAGCAAT TGGCTGCGTAAAACTAATCGAAAGCCATTGCTTGCAGCTCTAGAGAAGATGAAAGAAG AGTTGATGTTACTCGGATTTATATCACTCTTATTAACAGCTACCTCACGCATGATAGCCAATATTTGCATTCCATCAAAGTTCTACAACAGTGCTTTTGCTCCATGCACTAGATCTGAGATTGACGAAGAAATGGAAGATAATGGCTCTGAAGAGCGTAAATTATTGATGGCTTCTTCTTATCCACACTTAGTTAGAAGGATGTTGAATGGAATAAATAGCAGCACCTGCAAAGAG GGTTATGAACCATTTGTTTCGTATGAAGGCCTAGAGCAGTTGCATCGATTCATTTTTGTCATGGCGGTAACGCATATATCTTACAGTTGCCTAACTATGTTGTTGGCCATTGTGAAG ATTCACAGTTGGAGAGTGTGGGAGGATGAGGCTCATATGGATCGGCATAATTCATTAACTG AAATTACAAAAGAGTTGACCATGCGAAGGCAATCAACCTTTGTCAAGTCTCATGCATCAAATCCATTGATCAAAAACAGTTCCCTCATTTGGGTG ACATGCTTTTTCCGTCAATTTGGGCGTTCTGTGGTTCGTGCGGATTATCTTACGCTTCGCAAAGGCTTCATCATG AATCACAACCTTTCATTAAAATACGATTTTCACAGCTACATGGTTCGATCTATGGAAGAGGAATTCCAAAGGATAGTTGGTGTGAG TGGTCCACTCTGGGGATTTGTTGTTGCCTTCATGCTTTTCAACATTAAAG GATCTAATCTATATTTCTGGATAGCTATCATTCCTGTATCT CTTGTGCTCTTGGTGGGAACAAAACTGCAGCATGTTATTGCAACCTTGGCACTGGAGAATGCTGGAATTACAGGGTTCTTCACAGAAGCAAAGTTGAGGCCTCGTGATGAACTTTTCTGGTTTAATAAACCTGAACTATTGCTATCGTTGATCCATTTCATTCTCTTCCAG AATGCATTTGAGCTGGCTTCATTCTTTTGGTTCTGG TGGCAGTTCGGATATTATTCCTGCTTTATTAGGAATCACCTTCTCCTTTATATAAGGCTAATATTGGG GTTTGCAGGACAGTTTCTTTGCAGCTACAGCACCTTGCCACTCTATGCACTTGTTACACAG ATGGGAACAAACTATAAGGCAGCATTAATCCCACAGAGAATAAGAGAAACAATTCATGGATGGGGTAAGGCAGCTAGGAGGAAGAGAAGACATGGCATGTTCACCGATGACTCCACCATTCACACAGACACAAGCACTGTCTTGTCCATTGAAGAAGATGATCAATTAATTGATACTCCTGAAGTAGAATTACAACAAGTAAAAGCTGTTACAGCTACCCCTTCTCCCATTGCTAATGAAACTTCAAGTAGGGCTGTTACACCCCTCCTAAGACCCTCTGCCTCAATATCTTCAGTGCAATGCAGTTCCAAAGCTGAAGCAATTCCAAGATGCTCCTCTATGCCAAGTGGAAGATAA
- the LOC114376236 gene encoding nuclear/nucleolar GTPase 2-like has translation MAKKKEKKVNVSGKPKHSLDVNRSNDAKKESRSAATVRRLKMYNTRPVRDRKGKVLSHELQSKELPSTRIQPDRRWFGNTRVVNQKELEFFREELQSRMSSNYNVILKEKKLPLSLLNDHQKQARVHLLDREPFQDAFGPKTKRKRPSLMAADYESLLKKADGSQDAFEQKYGSSVSAEANDEDGFRDLVRHTMFEKGQSKRIWGELYKVIDSSDVVVQVLDARDPQGTRCYHLEKHLKENCKHKHMVLLLNKCDLVPAWATKGWLRVLSKEFPTLAFHANINKSFGKGSLLSVLRQFARLKRDKQAISVGFVGYPNVGKSSVINTLRTKNVCKVAPIPGETKVWQYITLTKRIFLIDCPGVVYHNNDTETDVVLKGVVRVTNLKDAADHIGEVLKRVKKEHLERAYKIKEWDDENDFLLQLCKSSGKLLKGGEPDLMTAAKMILHDWQRGRIPFFVSPPRVEDLSEEPNVNGVDLDDSVDGNEASAAMKAIADVLSSQQQTSVPVQNDLYSENELKGEAADQYPNTNANEDILAPDSNTSEEDTTNVS, from the exons ATGgcgaagaagaaggagaagaaggtgaACGTCTCCGGAAAACCTAAGCACTCTCTCGACGTAAACCGCAGCAATGACGCGAAGAAGGAGTCGCGCTCCGCTGCCACTGTGCGCCGCCTCAAGATGTATAACACCAGACCCGTCCGCGATCGCAAGGGAAAAGTCTTATCCCACGAGCTTCAGTCCAAGGAGCTTCCCAGCACAAGAATCCAACCCGACCGTCGATGGTTCG GGAACACGCGTGTTGTGAATCAGAAGGAGCTTGAGTTTTTCCGAGAAGAGTTGCAGAGCCGCATGTCGAGTAATTACAATGTGATTCTGAAGGAGAAGAAACTGCCGCTGTCGCTGCTCAACGATCACCAGAAG CAAGCTAGGGTTCACCTGCTTGATAGAGAGCCTTTTCAAGATGCGTTTGGACCGAAGACTAAGAGGAAGCGCCCCAGCCTCATGGCGGCTGACTATGAGTCCTTGCTGAAGAAAGCTGATGGTTCTCAag ATGCTTTTGAACAGAAGTATGGTTCCAGTGTATCTGCAGAAGCTAATGATGAAGATGGATTTAGAGATTTAGTGCGACATACCATGTTTGAAAAGGGTCAGAGTAAACGCATATGGGGTGAGCTTTACAAAGTGATAGATTCTTCAGACGTGGTTGTTCAG GTTTTAGATGCAAGGGATCCACAAGGTACAAGATGTTATCATTTAGAGAAGCATTTGAAGGAAAATTGTAAGCACAAACACATGGTGCTTTTATTGAACAAG TGTGATCTAGTTCCTGCTTGGGCAACAAAAGGATGGCTCAGAGTTTTGTCAAAAGAATTTCCAACTCTAGCATTCCATGCTAACATTAACAAGTCTTTCGGAAAA GGTTCACTTCTATCAGTTCTAAGACAATTTGCTCGATTGAAACGTGATAAGCAAGCAATATCTGTTGGATTTGTTGGATACCCAAATGTTGGGAAGTCATCAGTAATCAACACATTGCGTACTAAGAAT GTCTGCAAGGTTGCTCCAATTCCAGGGGAAACGAAAGTCTGGCAGTATATAACCCTAACAAAGAGGATCTTTCTGATTGATTGTCCAGGTGTTGTCTACCACAACAATGATACTGAAACAGATGTTGTGTTGAAGGGTGTG GTGCGTGTAACTAATTTGAAAGATGCTGCAGATCATATAGGTGAGGTTTTGAAACGTGTGAAGAAAGAGCATTTGGAGAGAGcgtataaaataaaagagtg GGATGACGAAAATGACTTCTTACTGCAGCTTTGCAAATCATCTGGCAAACTTCTGAAG GGTGGTGAGCCTGACCTGATGACTGCGGCAAAGATGATACTTCATGACTGGCAGAGGGGCCGAATTCCCTTTTTTGTTTCCCCTCCTAGGGTTGAGGACTTGTCCGAGGAACCTAATGTTAATGGTGTTGACTTAGATGATTCAGTTGATGGCAATGAGGCTTCTGCTGCTATGAAGGCTATCGCAGATGTTCTTTCATCACAGCAGCAAACAAGTGTACCTGttcaaaatgatttatatagtGAGAATGAGTTGAAGGGGGAAGCTGCTGACCAATATCCAAACACTAATGCAAACGAAGATATTCTGGCCCCTGATAGTAACACATCTGAAGAGGATACAACCAACGTGTCATAA
- the LOC114374945 gene encoding beta-glucosidase 18-like isoform X3 yields MSNVVMKLKKESSDLTSLKDSSSERIEGAPFEDGSGTSNWDVFSHTPGKINNDENGDIADDHYHRYLEDIELMSSLGVNVYRFSISWTRILPRGIYGNINPSGIMFYNKIIDNLLLRGIEPFVTIHHHDMPQELEEIYGGWISPLIQRDFVHFAEICFKSFGDRVKYWTTINEPNQFSDFAYMRGIYPPGRCSPPFGNCKTGNSDVEPLIALHNMLLSHAKAVDLYRKHFQAKQGGTIGIVADSLMFEPLRDEECDRQAASRALTFELARVLDPLVFGEYPAEMRSILGSKLPVFSPKEKSLIKGSLDFIGINHYGTLYAKDCTLSTCSLGADHPIRGFVETTATRNGVPIGEPQTGIAQFFVVPRGVEKLADYIKMRYHNIPMYITENGYSPPPKPDVTIHDSLQDFKRIDYHKAYLAALLRSIRKGADVRGYMIWSLMDNFEWASGYDIRFGLYYVDRQTLERIPKLSVQWFSSFLNNTSHTNKQDLSEQYVRSKDVMTAGFEVI; encoded by the exons ATGTCCAATGTTGTGATGAAGTTGAAGAAGGAATCATCAGATCTCACTTCCCTCAAGGATTCCTCTTCGGAACGA atTGAAGGAGCACCATTTGAAGATGGTAGCGGTACAAGCAACTGGGATGTTTTTAGTCATACACCAG GAAAGATAAACAATGATGAGAATGGTGACATTGCAGATGATCATTATCATCGCTATTTG GAAGACATTGAGTTGATGTCGTCTCTTGGGGTAAATGTATATCGGTTCTCTATCTCATGGACGAGGATTCTACCAA GAGGGATATACGGGAACATCAATCCAAGTGGGATAATGTTCTACAACAAGATTATAGACAATCTGCTGCTTAGAG GGATTGAGCCATTTGTGACAATTCATCATCATGACATGCCACAAGAACTAGAAGAAATATATGGTGGTTGGATTAGTCCCCTAATACA GAGAGATTTTGTTCATTTTGCTGAAATTTGTTTTAAGAGCTTCGGAGACAGGGTTAAGTATTGGACTACCATCAATGAGCCAAACCAATTTTCAGACTTTGCTTATATGAGAGGAATATATCCCCCTGGTCGCTGTTCCCCACCTTTTGGAAATTGTAAAACTGGTAACTCTGATGTTGAGCCTCTCATTGCCTTGCACAATATGTTACTGTCACATGCCAAGGCTGTTGACTTATACCGCAAGCACTTTCAG GCAAAGCAAGGTGGAACCATTGGCATTGTTGCAGACTCCCTCATGTTTGAACCACTTAGAGATGAAGAATGTGATAGACAAGCTGCGAGTAGGGCCTTGACTTTTGAGCTAGCCCG ggtctTAGATCCCCTGGTTTTCGGTGAGTACCCAGCTGAAATGCGCTCAATCCTTGGTAGTAAGTTGCCAGTGTTCTCTCCTAAGGAGAAGAGTCTCATAAAAGGCAGCCTAGACTTCATTGGCATCAATCACTATGGAACTCTCTATGCCAAAGACTGCACCCTCTCTACTTGTTCTCTTGGAGCAGATCATCCAATAAGAGGTTTTGTAGAAACAACTGCAACAAGAAATGGTGTTCCAATTGGTGAACCG cAGACAGGAATAGCACAGTTTTTTGTTGTTCCAAGGGGCGTGGAGAAGCTTGCAGACTACATTAAAATGAGATACCATAATATACCCATGTATATTACAGAAAATG GATACTCTCCACCGCCGAAGCCGGATGTGACAATACATGATTCACTACAGGATTTCAAACGAATAGATTATCATAAAGCCTACCTTGCAGCTTTGCTTAGATCCATAAG AAAAGGTGCTGATGTAAGGGGATATATGATATGGTCATTGATGGATAACTTTGAATGGGCAAGTGGCTATGACATAAGATTTGGGCTTTATTATGTGGATAGACAGACTCTTGAACGGATTCCCAAACTTTCTGTTCAATGGTTTTCTAGTTTCCTCAACAACACTAGCCACACCAACAAACAAGACCTGAGTGAGCAATATGTTAGAAGCAAAGATGTGATGACTGCTGGTTTCGAAGTTATTTGA
- the LOC114374945 gene encoding beta-glucosidase 18-like isoform X1, which translates to MKMLLRQPSVVMALLCCVHFHVQCCDEVEEGIIRSHFPQGFLFGTSTSSYQIEGAPFEDGSGTSNWDVFSHTPGKINNDENGDIADDHYHRYLEDIELMSSLGVNVYRFSISWTRILPRGIYGNINPSGIMFYNKIIDNLLLRGIEPFVTIHHHDMPQELEEIYGGWISPLIQRDFVHFAEICFKSFGDRVKYWTTINEPNQFSDFAYMRGIYPPGRCSPPFGNCKTGNSDVEPLIALHNMLLSHAKAVDLYRKHFQAKQGGTIGIVADSLMFEPLRDEECDRQAASRALTFELARVLDPLVFGEYPAEMRSILGSKLPVFSPKEKSLIKGSLDFIGINHYGTLYAKDCTLSTCSLGADHPIRGFVETTATRNGVPIGEPQTGIAQFFVVPRGVEKLADYIKMRYHNIPMYITENGYSPPPKPDVTIHDSLQDFKRIDYHKAYLAALLRSIRKGADVRGYMIWSLMDNFEWASGYDIRFGLYYVDRQTLERIPKLSVQWFSSFLNNTSHTNKQDLSEQYVRSKDVMTAGFEVI; encoded by the exons atgaaaatgctGCTGAGGCAGCCAAGTGTTGTGATGGCACTGCTTTGTTGTGTTCATTTTCATGTCCAATGTTGTGATGAAGTTGAAGAAGGAATCATCAGATCTCACTTCCCTCAAGGATTCCTCTTCGGAACGAGTACTTCCTCTTACCAA atTGAAGGAGCACCATTTGAAGATGGTAGCGGTACAAGCAACTGGGATGTTTTTAGTCATACACCAG GAAAGATAAACAATGATGAGAATGGTGACATTGCAGATGATCATTATCATCGCTATTTG GAAGACATTGAGTTGATGTCGTCTCTTGGGGTAAATGTATATCGGTTCTCTATCTCATGGACGAGGATTCTACCAA GAGGGATATACGGGAACATCAATCCAAGTGGGATAATGTTCTACAACAAGATTATAGACAATCTGCTGCTTAGAG GGATTGAGCCATTTGTGACAATTCATCATCATGACATGCCACAAGAACTAGAAGAAATATATGGTGGTTGGATTAGTCCCCTAATACA GAGAGATTTTGTTCATTTTGCTGAAATTTGTTTTAAGAGCTTCGGAGACAGGGTTAAGTATTGGACTACCATCAATGAGCCAAACCAATTTTCAGACTTTGCTTATATGAGAGGAATATATCCCCCTGGTCGCTGTTCCCCACCTTTTGGAAATTGTAAAACTGGTAACTCTGATGTTGAGCCTCTCATTGCCTTGCACAATATGTTACTGTCACATGCCAAGGCTGTTGACTTATACCGCAAGCACTTTCAG GCAAAGCAAGGTGGAACCATTGGCATTGTTGCAGACTCCCTCATGTTTGAACCACTTAGAGATGAAGAATGTGATAGACAAGCTGCGAGTAGGGCCTTGACTTTTGAGCTAGCCCG ggtctTAGATCCCCTGGTTTTCGGTGAGTACCCAGCTGAAATGCGCTCAATCCTTGGTAGTAAGTTGCCAGTGTTCTCTCCTAAGGAGAAGAGTCTCATAAAAGGCAGCCTAGACTTCATTGGCATCAATCACTATGGAACTCTCTATGCCAAAGACTGCACCCTCTCTACTTGTTCTCTTGGAGCAGATCATCCAATAAGAGGTTTTGTAGAAACAACTGCAACAAGAAATGGTGTTCCAATTGGTGAACCG cAGACAGGAATAGCACAGTTTTTTGTTGTTCCAAGGGGCGTGGAGAAGCTTGCAGACTACATTAAAATGAGATACCATAATATACCCATGTATATTACAGAAAATG GATACTCTCCACCGCCGAAGCCGGATGTGACAATACATGATTCACTACAGGATTTCAAACGAATAGATTATCATAAAGCCTACCTTGCAGCTTTGCTTAGATCCATAAG AAAAGGTGCTGATGTAAGGGGATATATGATATGGTCATTGATGGATAACTTTGAATGGGCAAGTGGCTATGACATAAGATTTGGGCTTTATTATGTGGATAGACAGACTCTTGAACGGATTCCCAAACTTTCTGTTCAATGGTTTTCTAGTTTCCTCAACAACACTAGCCACACCAACAAACAAGACCTGAGTGAGCAATATGTTAGAAGCAAAGATGTGATGACTGCTGGTTTCGAAGTTATTTGA
- the LOC114374945 gene encoding beta-glucosidase 18-like isoform X2 yields MKMLLRQPSVVMALLCCVHFHVQCCDEVEEGIIRSHFPQGFLFGTSTSSYQIEGAPFEDGSGTSNWDVFSHTPGKINNDENGDIADDHYHRYLEDIELMSSLGVNVYRFSISWTRILPRGIYGNINPSGIMFYNKIIDNLLLRGIEPFVTIHHHDMPQELEEIYGGWISPLIQRDFVHFAEICFKSFGDRVKYWTTINEPNQFSDFAYMRGIYPPGRCSPPFGNCKTGNSDVEPLIALHNMLLSHAKAVDLYRKHFQAKQGGTIGIVADSLMFEPLRDEECDRQAASRALTFELARVLDPLVFGEYPAEMRSILGSKLPVFSPKEKSLIKGSLDFIGINHYGTLYAKDCTLSTCSLGADHPIRGFVETTATRNGVPIGEPTGIAQFFVVPRGVEKLADYIKMRYHNIPMYITENGYSPPPKPDVTIHDSLQDFKRIDYHKAYLAALLRSIRKGADVRGYMIWSLMDNFEWASGYDIRFGLYYVDRQTLERIPKLSVQWFSSFLNNTSHTNKQDLSEQYVRSKDVMTAGFEVI; encoded by the exons atgaaaatgctGCTGAGGCAGCCAAGTGTTGTGATGGCACTGCTTTGTTGTGTTCATTTTCATGTCCAATGTTGTGATGAAGTTGAAGAAGGAATCATCAGATCTCACTTCCCTCAAGGATTCCTCTTCGGAACGAGTACTTCCTCTTACCAA atTGAAGGAGCACCATTTGAAGATGGTAGCGGTACAAGCAACTGGGATGTTTTTAGTCATACACCAG GAAAGATAAACAATGATGAGAATGGTGACATTGCAGATGATCATTATCATCGCTATTTG GAAGACATTGAGTTGATGTCGTCTCTTGGGGTAAATGTATATCGGTTCTCTATCTCATGGACGAGGATTCTACCAA GAGGGATATACGGGAACATCAATCCAAGTGGGATAATGTTCTACAACAAGATTATAGACAATCTGCTGCTTAGAG GGATTGAGCCATTTGTGACAATTCATCATCATGACATGCCACAAGAACTAGAAGAAATATATGGTGGTTGGATTAGTCCCCTAATACA GAGAGATTTTGTTCATTTTGCTGAAATTTGTTTTAAGAGCTTCGGAGACAGGGTTAAGTATTGGACTACCATCAATGAGCCAAACCAATTTTCAGACTTTGCTTATATGAGAGGAATATATCCCCCTGGTCGCTGTTCCCCACCTTTTGGAAATTGTAAAACTGGTAACTCTGATGTTGAGCCTCTCATTGCCTTGCACAATATGTTACTGTCACATGCCAAGGCTGTTGACTTATACCGCAAGCACTTTCAG GCAAAGCAAGGTGGAACCATTGGCATTGTTGCAGACTCCCTCATGTTTGAACCACTTAGAGATGAAGAATGTGATAGACAAGCTGCGAGTAGGGCCTTGACTTTTGAGCTAGCCCG ggtctTAGATCCCCTGGTTTTCGGTGAGTACCCAGCTGAAATGCGCTCAATCCTTGGTAGTAAGTTGCCAGTGTTCTCTCCTAAGGAGAAGAGTCTCATAAAAGGCAGCCTAGACTTCATTGGCATCAATCACTATGGAACTCTCTATGCCAAAGACTGCACCCTCTCTACTTGTTCTCTTGGAGCAGATCATCCAATAAGAGGTTTTGTAGAAACAACTGCAACAAGAAATGGTGTTCCAATTGGTGAACCG ACAGGAATAGCACAGTTTTTTGTTGTTCCAAGGGGCGTGGAGAAGCTTGCAGACTACATTAAAATGAGATACCATAATATACCCATGTATATTACAGAAAATG GATACTCTCCACCGCCGAAGCCGGATGTGACAATACATGATTCACTACAGGATTTCAAACGAATAGATTATCATAAAGCCTACCTTGCAGCTTTGCTTAGATCCATAAG AAAAGGTGCTGATGTAAGGGGATATATGATATGGTCATTGATGGATAACTTTGAATGGGCAAGTGGCTATGACATAAGATTTGGGCTTTATTATGTGGATAGACAGACTCTTGAACGGATTCCCAAACTTTCTGTTCAATGGTTTTCTAGTTTCCTCAACAACACTAGCCACACCAACAAACAAGACCTGAGTGAGCAATATGTTAGAAGCAAAGATGTGATGACTGCTGGTTTCGAAGTTATTTGA